Within the Marixanthomonas sp. SCSIO 43207 genome, the region CGCTTAATGCATTGTAATTATTTACTGCATACTGCAAAGCGGTACGTTCTTTACTAGAGAGTGCTTGACTTCCTCCGGTATACCCAATAATTGATATGGTTCTACCTTGAGTTACCAAATTGTCGGTACTGTACTGACGGCCATCATTTTCTTCCATGTTTCTAAGCATGGTAAACAATTGATCTTCGGTCATAACGATATCCTTTTCTATAAAAAGACGCTCTTCGGTAGTTCCGTCTGGCATATGAAAGGTATCGTACTTTATATAGTCACTATTTAAATTAAGCTTTTTAACCGCTTCTTTCACCTCTTTGGGGATTTCTTTGGTGATTTCAGTTGCTAAATTAGCTTCTTCTGTTGGAGTTTCGTTTTCGTCCTTAGAACAGGACACGAATACTAGACCTAGGGCGAGTAAGCCCATGAGTCCCATTTTACATGTTCTCATAAGTTAATGGTTTGTATTAATGAATAATTTGTCAGGTTAACCTGAGATAAAATTAAGAAACGATTAACAATTCAGCAAAAAATATACGTTAAAATTGGTTTTTAATCAATATAAAACACCTTTTATCGATACTTTATCAAACAAAAGTCGTTTTCTATGCACAAGCCATAATTTACTGAGCGAGAAAAGAATATACCTTTCAAAACTTCTGTATTTTCCTACAAAATTGGTAGGGTATTTTATTGATGATTTTATTCTGGAGTTTGATAAGAATTTGATTTTTTGCTTATGTATTTATATAATGTATGGTATTTACACCCCCCGTAGCCCCCCTCAAGGGGGAAATTATTTGAATAAGGTTGGGAAGGGTGATCCTTATTGAATTTAACCTACTGCATTATTTAATTTTTGAGTACGTACAACCTAAATGAAATGACTATTCTATATATTATATACACTATATATTCATTATAACTACTGTATATATACACTATACATACGCTACATAAATTTGCTTTCTAAACTAGAATAGTGTATATTAGTCCTTAAAAATCAGTTTATTATGGCACGACAAACGGGAATTATCAAATTATCAGGTACTATTGGAGATCTTAACTTTTATGAGTCGCACGGCGGACATCATGCTCGCAGGTCGGGTGGTGGTTTTAACAGCCATGATGTTAAAAACAAACCGAGTATGGCGCGGGTACGGGAAAACTATAGTGAGTTTGGTCAATGTTCACACACCAAAAAGTATTTTAATAGGGCCTTGCGTCCCTTTTTATGTATTTACAAGGATCGTACCCTTCATGGTCGTATGATGGCTTTGTTTATGGCTATTAAGAAACTAGATTCTGGAGGTGCTCGGGGACAACGTACTGTGCACGGGGGCTTGCAAACGATGCGTGGGAGACGTTTGTTACAAGATTTTGAATTTACGCCTTCTTGTCATGTGGCTTCTTATTTACCGGGGACAACCCATTATGACGCGAGCAGCCGTACTTTTACGGTTAGCAATTTTAATACCTCTCAACTCTCTTACCCGAACGGAGCCACACATATGGCACTTAGCTTAGGGGTGTTGCATTTTGATTTTGAAACCAACACTTATGAGCTTACCCAGAGTGCTCCTCTCTATATTGACGCCTCTTTTGCAGATGCTGCTTTTAGCTTACAAGCCCCTGCCCCTTCTTTACTTGGAACTGCTATAGCTTTAATTGGGGTGAAATTTTATCAGGCTGTGGGTGGGCAGTTTGTGGTACTACGTGGTCAAAAGGCAGTGGGGCTGGAGGTTGTTTTGGTTGAGGGGTGATTTTTTTAAATTAAGTAACTTTTTCCATTTTAATTTTCAAATATCTGTTTTTAGATAAATTATCTATGGTGATATTATTTTAGAGCTTTACTTAAACTGTAATTACCAAATTTTCTTATCAAAGCTTTTAGAAATATTTTAATAATTTATTGGTTTTGGATTTTAGAATTGTACTTTAGTACTGCATTCACAGGGCCGGAGAGGATATTTTTAAAACATTAGCCGTTGTGAATTGCTTTCAGATTACTACTTTAGTAGATAATTCACAGGAACAGAATATTCTGGAGGTTTGGAGGTAACGTTGTGAATTGCTTTCAGATTACTACTTTAGTAGATAATTCACAGGTAACCGTGTTTTCTGAAAACTCCATTTCAGTTGTGAATTGCTTTCAAATTACTACTTTAGTAGATAATTCACAGGTTAGCTTTAGGCAAACCAGAGCCGTTAGCAGTTGTGAATTGCTTTCAGATTACTACTTTAGTAGATAATTCACAGGTTAGAATTGAAAAGTTTATTGAATTTGCTAGTTGTGAATTGCTTTCAGATTACTACTTTAGTAGATAATTCACAGGTTCAGAAGGAACTATAGGCGCATAGATATGGTTGTGAATTGCTTTCAGATTACTACTTTAGTAGATAATTCACAGGTTGCGTACCTGAAGTTGGTGAAGAGTTATGGTTGTGAATTGCTTTCAGATTACTACTTTAGTAGATAATTCACAGGTGTTAGCTGCCGGAGTAGATATTAAGTTTAGTTGTGAATTGCTTTCAGATTACTACTTTAGTAGATAATTCACAGGATACCCGCCATAACAAGCTGGTATTATGTTTTTTACGAGGTGTGATAGGATTAAAAAATGAAACGGTTTAGCTTGGTAGGTATCTATTTTAATCTCATTTTTTAAAACAAGAAACACCCCTATGGTCCCCTCAAGGGGACAATTATCGGTATTAAAAAAGTTCGAGTTGTTGAGAAGGTGTTTCAGGCTCTACTTCCTTTTTTCCATGAAACAGTTCGATCATCCCAAATTGTTTATCGGTTATCTGCATAATACCCACTTTCCCTTTTTTGGGCAAGGCATTTTTAGAGCGCTTAATATGCACAGCAGCATTTTCTCGGCTGGGACAAAACCGCATATAGATACTAAACTGGAACATCGCAAACCCATCGTTCAGTAAATCTTTCCGAAACCGTGCCGCCGCTTTCCGCTCCACACGGGTCTCCGTTGGTAAATCAAAAAATACCAGTACCCACATACTTCTATATTGGTTTAAACGTGAAAATCGGTTCATATTATCAGTAATGTGTTCTCGATACTATTTTGCTTGTCCTTTGGACTCTCAAAATCACTCGAACTGACATGCTGCTAGAATTGGGGATATAACAGCTTTCTGCTGCTCCCAAAAAAACACTCGTACAAACTGTTGGTTGTCCGGCTCATCGCGTTCATCAAAGGGCTTTGCTTCCCATCTATCCATACATCCATAGCAGGTATTGTTAACAGTTCTGCCTTTAGAGAGGTGGTCAGCTCTTCCAAGTTGCAACCCGTTTCCACAATCTCATAAACCAAAATATCTACATAGGGTCGATAGGGTTCCATTACATCATCAGCCAAACAAAACGCATTGTATTTGTTATGGTGGTAAATCCCAACTGAAGGCAGCATCCCACTGCTTACCAAAGCTCTAGCTGCAATGGCCCGTAAAATAGCGTATCCATAATTTAACAGGTTGTTGGGTGGGATGCCTTTTTGGTTCCGGCTAAATCCTTCGATATCGAATAAGTTCTGAAAATAATGAGCAGCTGCAATAGCCTCATGGTTTTGCGTATCCCCACTCTTTACCTCACTGGCCCACCGCTTTAATTTTAAAGCATTCTTACCTTGTTGTTGCAAATGGGCAGCCTGGTTTTCAATCTTGGCACTAACCGTTTGTTGCCACAATTGTTTTTTTAGGGGTACACTAGCATCCAGTTGGTGGCGGATACGCTCGGTCTGTTCGCTATGCCCCACCAAGGGTTGCAAAAAACTACAGGGTAAATGCTGTTTGTCACAGGTGACCACCGCGGTTTTGTTCTGTACCAGTTTCATTAACAGGCCGTTGGTGATGGTAATTTGTGGATCTTCCAGCACAATATAACCCAAATCTTCAATAGGAATGGTTGCCTCCTGTTTTTCTTCTTCCGGAAAGTTGACCACCAACTGCTCGTTCTTTGTACTGAGGTAGGCGGGGTTGCCAAAAAAGAGGGTGCGTTTTATCATGCTAACCGTTTAAGGTTACCAAGCCGATCAACTAAAAGCTTCCAACATCTATCTTTAATCATAACTAAATTATTTTTTTCATCAATAATATTTTCTTTATTAGGATATGCTAAAATTCTTTCAGTTTTATTTCCAGAACCATTTTCATTCTTTTTAATTTCTTTTGCATACGGCATTGGCTGACACTGCAGCTTTTTCTGAGTTGTGCTAACCATTTTATAGATTCTTCCAGCTTGTTCCTTTGAAAGATTTTCAAAATTCACTAAAGTGGGATTATCCATTTCTTCATCAGTAGGTACATATACTAAATCATCTGGTGACAATGAAAATAAAAACTTACCCAGTTTTGGGTCTGTAGGGGCTTCAGTGCGCTCTTCTTTTGGTAAGGAAGCGACCGCTTTTTGATGTGCTACCACTTCATTCAATGGCACGGTTTCATAGTTGCGTTTTTCTTTCTTCTCATCCCAATACACATTAAAAAATAAATTGGTTCCTTTATCGGCTTCTACATATTTAGTATCCTTATTTCCTGTTTCGCCCAATGAAAACTTTGAACCTATTTCATACACCCGTACTTTCTTAATGGGTTGATGGGGCTTACCATTGTTTAATTGTTGTATGGTATTGTTTAATTCGTCAATTCCATCTGGGCTAAAAGCTAAATCAAAACGTTCTTTTTCTTTTTCATCTATGTAGTTTTTAAGATGATTATTAAGTATTTTTTTAATCCCACTATCAGTTATAGAGTTCAACTGTTTTCTGTTGGTAATAGACTCTAATGAAACCCTACCGGCAGTTGCTATTTTCCCTTTTGGTGTGTCAACACCTTTTGTTTTTCCATAATAAGTAGCTTTATGTAAAGACTTTCGTATCGCCCAGTTAGAGCCCTTTTGCTCCACTTGTATCTTTTTCATTTTACCATCTACCTCTTTCCATTTCCAATATTTATTGGTAGCCCGGTTTATTACCCGTTTGTTCTGCTTAAAACTCACAATAGTGGTTTCCAAAGCCTCTTTTGCTTCTTGTGTGAAATTATGCCAAGGTTTATGATAATCTTTGGCTACGGTGATGGTTCGGGTGCCGCCATTTTTTTTATCGGGTATGGTTTTCTTATCTATTTGTCGCAACTTAGAAACCAATCCATAATTTTTTCTTTTTGTATTAAGGGAAGTAACATAATTGGTATGTTCTTTTGTAGTAAAAGCCACAACCAAAGCGTCTAGGGCATGGTGGCGATGATCTAAACGTTTTTTAGTAAACCCGTTTGCTAGTTCGTCGGGTACAGTATTGACCATATAAGTGTTGCCATGGCCATCGGTTTTTTCAAAACGGAATTCGGTTGAATTGGTAATTTCGTTCATGCGTTCAAAGCGTGGGGCCAATAAATCGTTCCAAACATTACTCAGTCCCCAGTCTTGCCTCAAAACACTGGTTATCTTACCAATTACAGGAACCAAATGTTTCGATGTAGTCTCCTGTTCGCCTTCTTCCCGCACCACATTACTCAATAGCCCCTTTACTATTTTACTTATATAGCGACTGTCATTTAATTGACGATTAATAAAACCTTCCGGAATATCATCACTCAATAAAAACTCTAGTTTCTTTTTATTATCCTTAAAATAGGTTTTGCAATGTGCTTCATAATTTTCTTTAGAAAGTATCTTTACATTTTTTCCATTAACAGAAAGCTCAGGGACAATACTATCTCCTCTATCTTTAATAAATTGGTAAGCGGTCTTGTTCCCTTTATAGGGATATGGGTTGATTGCTGCTTCACAAATCACCTTATTGCTTATAGAATCATCGAAATAACGGGAACGAGGTATAATGTGTTCAACTTCATATTCACTGGTAAACAACTTGCTCAACGGAATGATTTCTCCTGTATAAGGGGAAACGTATCCTTGTTGCAACCAAAGTTTGTATTTGTTAATTTCAGATTTTGTTGGAGAAGTTTTCCTTCTTATTTTTTCTATATCGCCTAGTTCAATATTATTATAGCTTTCAGGTGAATGAGAATATACTCCTTCTTCATAAAGTTTTAATATTTCTTGGTGTCCTTTAGAATAAGGCCGTACACTTCCTTCCATGTCTTTGTCATCCATCAACTGTTGAAGAATGTTTTTAATGCGTTCGTTGGTATTGGTATTTTGGTTAATTGCATTGGTAATACTCTCACGAACATCAGCAGAGTTTTTAATCTCCCGCCCCAATTCTACATGGATTTCATCAAAATAATTTTCTTTGCCTTCACCATAAAATTCCCAAATATCACGAACAACGCGCAAGGTCTCTGTAACTACTTGCTCAACAATTGGGTTTCTAAGGCTGTGTTGTTTAAAACCTTTAAGGTATTTTGAAATCTCATCGGGCTTTGTCCATCGTATTATTTCACTAACTTCAGCGTGACGATTATAAACTGCATAACTCGCTTGATAAGTGTTTAGGCCTCTATTTGGCTGTGATGCTTTTGTAAAACTTTTTAAAACCTGTTTGGGTATATCATCATCGGCTACCTTTTCAATCTTTTCGAGATCGCGACCAATCGCATCGAGCCTTTCCATAATGAAATTAATCCTTGATTGGGTTTCTTCTAAAATTGCTTTATTGTCCCAATATTTGCCTTGGCGCATTAAGGGCAAGAGTTTTTTCAGTGCTTTTTCAGAAAAAGAACCATACGCACTGTCAAAAGGTTTAAATTTAATAAAAGCTTCAAAAAAAGCATCTTCATTCAGGTTATTTTTACTTGCAAAAGTTTTTAAAGCTTTTCCATATTGTTTTCGGTCTCGTACTGAATATATTATGTGCCAAAGCCCAAATATAAAGTCAGGATTCAAATAATCTTTTGGGTTAACCCCTTCTATTTTTGAAAGTCGTGAAATTATTTCGGCGCGTAATTCGTTACAGGGGTATTTTTTATCCTCAATATAATTCCATCGATATTCCTTTTCAGTAAGTTTAAAATATTTCAAAAGTGCCTTTTGACTAATCTCTTTTCGCTGATTTAAAAAATCATATAAATCCACATTATCCTTTTCCTCTTTCAAATATTTATTTGTAACATCTTGATCCAATACTGGGTTACCATCTTCTATTCCTTCGCGCTGGTAAATACGAAGGTTATGGATAAATTGCCAAAGACGAAACTCTTGATACAAGGGGTGGGATTTTGAAATGCACTTTAAAGGTTGTTCTACTTTTTCACCATCTTTTATGTAAGTTCTACTTTCAAAAGGGCAGTTGGAAATTAAAGATTTATTGGTTTTTAAGGGTCGTTGATAAAATATAATATCGTCTATAAATAGATACTTAAAACCTTTGTCTGTAATATTGGCTCTATGTGCATCATTGTTTCGGTACAATTCATTGATACTCTTTTGATATAATTCAGCGTTTTGTAATTCTGGATGAAATGCCAATTGAGTTTCAATAATCTTATCAAGTTCTTTACGGTAAAATTTGCGCTCAATGGTCTTTATAAGTTTTCCCCGTATTTTTTGATCCGGTTTTTTAAGCAGAGTGTCAAAAATATATTCACCCACTGTTTTCTCAGTGTCTAATATTTCATTTTCGGTTTTCTTTTTAATAGCGATCCAATCTTTTTCACTGTCTACTGACCTAAAGCTTCTCTTTATATTCCCCTCTTTATCTTTTTTGGGTTTACCCTTCTTATCAAGTGTTGTAGTAACTATAAATTCTCTGTCTTTCCCTATCCAATCAATTAAGGGGTCTTTGCTTTTGCGTCTATATACCCATTTATTTTCCAATAGAACATTATACCAAATTCCTCCTTTAGCTTTGTCACTTTCCTCTACATTTACTACCTTCAACTTATAATATTCTTCCAGTTTATTGGCATCACCTTCCAAATCTTCGTCGCGAGATTGGTAATAACCTCGCTTTTGGTTAAAGTTAAGTAGCACCCAAGATAGCTCTTGTTTTGAAATTTTATGCTTTAATGCTTTTTTTCGCAAATAATATAAGGTCCAATCATACGGTAATTTTATATTTTGACCTTTGGCTTTAAAAGCACTCACCATTTCATTGAAAGAATCCTGAAAAATAAAATGAAAATTGTTTTCTTCATCTTGACGGTAAGGTAGTTTTGGTTCA harbors:
- a CDS encoding zinc-dependent metalloprotease, producing MRTCKMGLMGLLALGLVFVSCSKDENETPTEEANLATEITKEIPKEVKEAVKKLNLNSDYIKYDTFHMPDGTTEERLFIEKDIVMTEDQLFTMLRNMEENDGRQYSTDNLVTQGRTISIIGYTGGSQALSSKERTALQYAVNNYNALSGVSISFDLTFGTNYQNKDMVVYNNTINNPNGAGGSAGFPSNGYPYKFVQIYGLSGYSTNVNEHVITHEIGHSVGFRHTDWFSRQSCGQNVNEGDGGVGANHIDGTPSGYDPTSIMLACFSSNEDGEFNANDIIALQELY
- the cas2 gene encoding CRISPR-associated endonuclease Cas2 encodes the protein MWVLVFFDLPTETRVERKAAARFRKDLLNDGFAMFQFSIYMRFCPSRENAAVHIKRSKNALPKKGKVGIMQITDKQFGMIELFHGKKEVEPETPSQQLELF
- the cas1 gene encoding type II CRISPR-associated endonuclease Cas1 produces the protein MIKRTLFFGNPAYLSTKNEQLVVNFPEEEKQEATIPIEDLGYIVLEDPQITITNGLLMKLVQNKTAVVTCDKQHLPCSFLQPLVGHSEQTERIRHQLDASVPLKKQLWQQTVSAKIENQAAHLQQQGKNALKLKRWASEVKSGDTQNHEAIAAAHYFQNLFDIEGFSRNQKGIPPNNLLNYGYAILRAIAARALVSSGMLPSVGIYHHNKYNAFCLADDVMEPYRPYVDILVYEIVETGCNLEELTTSLKAELLTIPAMDVWIDGKQSPLMNAMSRTTNSLYECFFGSSRKLLYPQF
- the cas9 gene encoding type II CRISPR RNA-guided endonuclease Cas9 (Cas9, originally named Csn1, is the large, multifunctional signature protein of type II CRISPR/Cas systems. It is well known even to general audiences because its RNA-guided endonuclease activity has made it a popular tool for custom editing of eukaryotic genomes.) translates to MKRILGPDLGTNSIGWALVESNFNKKEGKIIGLGSRIIPMDAKQMNDFSTGQSISATADRTAARSMRRLYQRSILRRERLHRVLNILGFLPDHYANSIDFEKRYGQFKKGTEPKLPYRQDEENNFHFIFQDSFNEMVSAFKAKGQNIKLPYDWTLYYLRKKALKHKISKQELSWVLLNFNQKRGYYQSRDEDLEGDANKLEEYYKLKVVNVEESDKAKGGIWYNVLLENKWVYRRKSKDPLIDWIGKDREFIVTTTLDKKGKPKKDKEGNIKRSFRSVDSEKDWIAIKKKTENEILDTEKTVGEYIFDTLLKKPDQKIRGKLIKTIERKFYRKELDKIIETQLAFHPELQNAELYQKSINELYRNNDAHRANITDKGFKYLFIDDIIFYQRPLKTNKSLISNCPFESRTYIKDGEKVEQPLKCISKSHPLYQEFRLWQFIHNLRIYQREGIEDGNPVLDQDVTNKYLKEEKDNVDLYDFLNQRKEISQKALLKYFKLTEKEYRWNYIEDKKYPCNELRAEIISRLSKIEGVNPKDYLNPDFIFGLWHIIYSVRDRKQYGKALKTFASKNNLNEDAFFEAFIKFKPFDSAYGSFSEKALKKLLPLMRQGKYWDNKAILEETQSRINFIMERLDAIGRDLEKIEKVADDDIPKQVLKSFTKASQPNRGLNTYQASYAVYNRHAEVSEIIRWTKPDEISKYLKGFKQHSLRNPIVEQVVTETLRVVRDIWEFYGEGKENYFDEIHVELGREIKNSADVRESITNAINQNTNTNERIKNILQQLMDDKDMEGSVRPYSKGHQEILKLYEEGVYSHSPESYNNIELGDIEKIRRKTSPTKSEINKYKLWLQQGYVSPYTGEIIPLSKLFTSEYEVEHIIPRSRYFDDSISNKVICEAAINPYPYKGNKTAYQFIKDRGDSIVPELSVNGKNVKILSKENYEAHCKTYFKDNKKKLEFLLSDDIPEGFINRQLNDSRYISKIVKGLLSNVVREEGEQETTSKHLVPVIGKITSVLRQDWGLSNVWNDLLAPRFERMNEITNSTEFRFEKTDGHGNTYMVNTVPDELANGFTKKRLDHRHHALDALVVAFTTKEHTNYVTSLNTKRKNYGLVSKLRQIDKKTIPDKKNGGTRTITVAKDYHKPWHNFTQEAKEALETTIVSFKQNKRVINRATNKYWKWKEVDGKMKKIQVEQKGSNWAIRKSLHKATYYGKTKGVDTPKGKIATAGRVSLESITNRKQLNSITDSGIKKILNNHLKNYIDEKEKERFDLAFSPDGIDELNNTIQQLNNGKPHQPIKKVRVYEIGSKFSLGETGNKDTKYVEADKGTNLFFNVYWDEKKEKRNYETVPLNEVVAHQKAVASLPKEERTEAPTDPKLGKFLFSLSPDDLVYVPTDEEMDNPTLVNFENLSKEQAGRIYKMVSTTQKKLQCQPMPYAKEIKKNENGSGNKTERILAYPNKENIIDEKNNLVMIKDRCWKLLVDRLGNLKRLA